In one window of Kitasatospora sp. MMS16-BH015 DNA:
- a CDS encoding FBP domain-containing protein: MKPMTESEIRRSFVNCTQGEAKRLNIPRDLAELPWGDLDFLGWRDPSAPDRGHLVVPGAEGEPPVGIALRTSTGPRNATHRGLCSICLTTHPGTGVHLMAARKAGTAGREGNSVGVYICADLACPLYARRLRKPQGVNAAQETLSNEERVARMMTRMAEFVDRVRS, encoded by the coding sequence ATGAAGCCGATGACCGAATCCGAGATCCGCAGGTCCTTCGTCAACTGCACCCAGGGCGAGGCCAAGCGCCTCAACATCCCCCGTGACCTGGCCGAACTCCCCTGGGGCGACCTGGACTTCCTCGGCTGGCGCGACCCCTCCGCCCCCGACCGGGGCCACCTCGTCGTGCCCGGCGCCGAGGGCGAGCCGCCCGTGGGCATCGCGCTGCGCACCTCCACCGGCCCGCGCAACGCCACCCACCGCGGCCTCTGCTCGATCTGCCTGACCACCCACCCGGGCACCGGCGTCCACCTGATGGCCGCCCGCAAGGCCGGCACCGCCGGGCGCGAGGGCAACTCCGTCGGCGTGTACATCTGCGCCGACCTGGCCTGCCCGCTCTACGCCCGCCGGCTCCGCAAGCCGCAGGGCGTCAACGCCGCCCAGGAGACGTTGAGCAACGAGGAGCGGGTGGCCCGGATGATGACGCGGATGGCCGAGTTCGTCGACCGCGTCCGCAGCTAG
- a CDS encoding GNAT family N-acetyltransferase — protein MAEPSLPSPYRGRPATPADAPAIHRLVAAGEQQLFGLAETGPDRIAAELALPGLDPALDTRLALDAAGEPVGWAWVRGRRSTVDVHPAHRGRGLGGALLDWAEERAREAGTDRLSQTVPDADRAGVGLLRARGYEPFVTEWQLAIELAAEPPEPEPLPGVTVRPFRAGDERAAYLLTEDAFDDWQQRRKSYPEWAALSVERDTFAPALSPLAFAGGELVGVVLALATPGSAEGYVERVAVRKDHRHRGIARLLLREAFRASYRRGHRSCTLWTHSETGALGLYESVGMTVRRSSAVYGRPLAGGQTAGKSKV, from the coding sequence ATGGCTGAACCGTCACTCCCCTCCCCGTACCGAGGCCGACCGGCCACCCCCGCCGACGCCCCCGCGATCCACCGGCTGGTCGCGGCCGGCGAACAACAGCTGTTCGGGCTGGCCGAGACCGGCCCGGACCGGATCGCCGCCGAGCTGGCGCTGCCCGGCCTGGACCCGGCCCTGGACACCCGGCTGGCGCTGGACGCGGCGGGCGAGCCGGTCGGCTGGGCCTGGGTGCGCGGGCGGCGCAGCACCGTGGACGTGCACCCGGCCCACCGGGGCCGGGGGCTGGGCGGCGCGCTGCTCGACTGGGCCGAGGAGCGGGCCCGCGAGGCGGGCACCGACCGGCTCAGCCAGACCGTGCCGGACGCCGACCGGGCGGGGGTCGGCCTGCTCCGGGCACGCGGCTACGAGCCGTTCGTCACCGAGTGGCAGTTGGCCATCGAGCTGGCCGCCGAGCCGCCGGAGCCGGAGCCGCTGCCGGGCGTCACCGTGCGCCCGTTCCGGGCCGGGGACGAGCGGGCCGCGTACCTGCTGACCGAGGACGCCTTCGACGACTGGCAGCAGCGGCGCAAGTCCTACCCGGAGTGGGCCGCGCTCAGCGTGGAGCGGGACACCTTCGCCCCCGCCCTCTCCCCGCTGGCCTTCGCCGGCGGGGAGTTGGTCGGGGTGGTGCTGGCGCTGGCCACCCCGGGCAGCGCGGAGGGGTACGTGGAGCGGGTGGCCGTCCGCAAGGACCACCGGCACCGGGGCATCGCCCGGCTGCTGCTCCGCGAGGCCTTCCGGGCCTCGTACCGCCGGGGCCACCGCTCCTGCACGCTCTGGACCCACTCGGAGACCGGTGCGCTCGGGCTCTACGAGAGCGTGGGCATGACGGTCCGTCGGAGCTCGGCGGTGTACGGCAGGCCCCTCGCCGGGGGTCAGACCGCCGGGAAGTCGAAGGTGTAG
- a CDS encoding TetR-like C-terminal domain-containing protein codes for MTARAGLSTERVVVAAAALADEIGFDKVTASAVARGFGVKDASLYSHVRNLQELRERIAVLAAEDLAERVGNALMGRAGLAALTAFTEAYRTFAREHPGRYQAIEVKLTPTRWAELGGRRRGADHTYALLRGYGLTESDRATDAARFLLATLHGYVNLERHGAFGAPRPMAASWPSALQALHLALTNWPPAEEEEA; via the coding sequence GTGACGGCACGCGCGGGCCTGTCCACGGAGCGGGTGGTGGTGGCCGCGGCCGCCCTGGCCGACGAGATCGGCTTCGACAAGGTGACGGCCTCGGCCGTGGCCCGGGGCTTCGGGGTCAAGGACGCGAGCCTCTACTCGCACGTCCGCAACCTCCAGGAGCTGCGCGAGCGGATCGCCGTCCTGGCCGCCGAAGACCTCGCCGAGCGGGTCGGCAACGCCCTGATGGGCCGCGCCGGCCTGGCCGCCCTGACGGCCTTCACCGAGGCCTACCGGACCTTCGCCCGCGAGCACCCCGGCCGCTACCAGGCCATCGAGGTCAAGCTCACCCCCACCCGCTGGGCCGAGCTCGGCGGGCGCCGGCGCGGCGCCGACCACACCTACGCCCTGCTCCGCGGCTACGGCCTGACCGAGTCCGACCGGGCCACCGATGCCGCCCGCTTCCTGCTCGCCACCCTGCACGGCTACGTCAACCTGGAGCGCCACGGCGCCTTCGGCGCCCCCCGCCCGATGGCCGCCTCCTGGCCCAGCGCCCTGCAGGCCCTCCACCTCGCCCTGACCAACTGGCCCCCGGCGGAAGAGGAAGAGGCCTGA
- a CDS encoding cold-shock protein, with translation MATGVVKWFNSEKGFGFIEQEGGGPDVFAHYSNINAQGFRELVEGQHVEFDVTQGQKGPQAENIRVI, from the coding sequence ATGGCTACCGGCGTCGTGAAGTGGTTCAACAGCGAAAAGGGCTTCGGCTTCATCGAGCAGGAGGGTGGCGGCCCGGACGTCTTCGCCCACTACTCGAACATCAACGCCCAGGGCTTCCGTGAGCTCGTCGAGGGTCAGCACGTCGAGTTCGACGTGACCCAGGGCCAGAAGGGCCCGCAGGCCGAGAACATCCGCGTCATCTGA
- a CDS encoding polysaccharide deacetylase family protein → MPIRKNRSTLHRAVLGGLAAVLAPALVAGCGAAQGSVLADSTPGRTTTPTASAGPMADGSTAPGSPSASPSSGRTTGGRPTPSADAPATPTGTRTATPDSTPSSAPDGSPSSTPGTPGTSGSAKPLPPGGPTSIVHSTATGGRTVALTFDDGPGPATGPVLDLLAQYGVHATFCQIGPQATANPALVHRILAGGHRLCDHTVHHPQPLHTLAHDRQVYEIDAAKDMIVQAGGPGTKVAWFRAPGGDFSAENEQIAVQDGMRPLGWTVDPRDWSRPGVPAIVAAVQHQLRPGGVVLMHDGGGDRSQTVAALRQLLPWFVAQGYTFDFPAV, encoded by the coding sequence ATGCCGATACGCAAGAACCGATCCACGCTGCACCGCGCCGTCCTCGGCGGGCTCGCGGCGGTCCTCGCTCCCGCCCTGGTGGCCGGCTGCGGCGCGGCCCAGGGATCGGTGCTCGCGGATTCGACACCCGGCAGGACGACCACCCCCACCGCCTCGGCCGGCCCGATGGCCGACGGTTCCACCGCCCCCGGCTCCCCCAGCGCCTCCCCGAGCAGCGGCCGGACGACCGGTGGCAGGCCCACCCCCTCCGCCGACGCCCCCGCCACCCCCACCGGCACCAGGACCGCCACTCCCGACAGCACCCCGAGCAGCGCGCCGGACGGCTCCCCGAGCAGCACCCCCGGCACCCCCGGCACCTCCGGCAGCGCCAAGCCGCTGCCACCCGGCGGCCCGACCTCGATCGTGCACTCCACGGCCACCGGCGGCCGCACCGTGGCGCTCACCTTCGACGACGGCCCCGGCCCGGCCACCGGCCCGGTGCTCGATCTGCTCGCCCAGTACGGCGTGCACGCCACCTTCTGCCAGATCGGCCCGCAGGCCACCGCCAACCCGGCCCTGGTGCACCGCATCCTGGCCGGCGGCCACCGCCTCTGCGACCACACCGTGCACCACCCGCAGCCGCTGCACACCCTGGCCCACGACCGCCAGGTGTACGAGATCGACGCTGCCAAGGACATGATCGTCCAGGCCGGCGGCCCGGGCACCAAGGTCGCCTGGTTCCGCGCCCCCGGCGGCGACTTCAGCGCCGAGAACGAGCAGATCGCCGTCCAGGACGGCATGCGCCCGCTCGGCTGGACGGTCGACCCACGCGACTGGTCCCGCCCCGGCGTGCCGGCCATCGTCGCGGCCGTGCAGCACCAACTCCGCCCGGGCGGCGTGGTGCTGATGCACGACGGCGGCGGCGACCGCTCGCAGACCGTGGCCGCGCTGCGGCAGCTGCTCCCCTGGTTCGTGGCCCAGGGCTACACCTTCGACTTCCCGGCGGTCTGA
- a CDS encoding phosphotransferase enzyme family protein: MTSSHPGPAAPVFDEDTARSLLAEVCAYAGLPEPAGARLVSFGENAVFDLGDPGVVVKIGRGRELAGRARHELAVARWLAGEGIPAPRPYADQPLQAGSHPVTLWHRLPAAVRPAVSADLAPLLLALHRLPAAPLPLGRRDLLAPVDRWLAAAEGHVDPADTAFLRARRTEYATALTELAPALPPGVIHGDALPRNVHLGPDGPVLLDLETVSDDLREHDLVVLALSQDRYGVPAEEYRAFTAAYGWDVRDWPGFAVLRGARETASACWVAQQAAGSAAAAAEFARRVGSLREGAAEVRWYPF, encoded by the coding sequence ATGACCAGCTCTCACCCCGGCCCCGCCGCCCCCGTGTTCGACGAGGACACCGCCCGCTCACTGCTGGCGGAGGTCTGCGCGTACGCCGGGCTGCCCGAGCCCGCCGGGGCCCGGCTGGTCTCCTTCGGCGAGAACGCCGTCTTCGACCTCGGCGACCCGGGCGTGGTGGTGAAGATCGGCCGCGGCCGCGAGCTGGCCGGGCGGGCCCGGCACGAGCTGGCCGTGGCGCGCTGGCTGGCCGGCGAGGGCATCCCGGCCCCGCGCCCGTACGCGGACCAGCCGCTGCAGGCGGGCAGCCACCCGGTGACCCTCTGGCACCGGCTGCCCGCCGCCGTCCGCCCGGCCGTCTCGGCCGACCTCGCCCCGCTGCTGCTCGCCCTGCACCGGCTGCCCGCCGCCCCGCTGCCGCTCGGCCGTCGCGACCTGCTCGCCCCGGTGGACCGCTGGCTGGCCGCCGCCGAGGGCCACGTGGACCCGGCCGACACCGCCTTCCTGCGGGCCCGCCGCACCGAGTACGCCACCGCGCTGACCGAGCTCGCCCCGGCCCTGCCGCCCGGCGTGATCCACGGCGACGCGCTGCCCCGCAACGTGCACCTGGGCCCGGACGGGCCGGTACTGCTCGATCTGGAGACCGTCTCGGACGACCTGCGCGAGCACGACCTGGTCGTCCTCGCGCTCAGCCAGGACCGGTACGGCGTGCCGGCCGAGGAGTACCGGGCCTTCACGGCCGCCTACGGCTGGGACGTGCGCGACTGGCCCGGCTTCGCCGTGCTGCGCGGGGCCCGCGAGACGGCCAGCGCCTGCTGGGTCGCCCAGCAGGCGGCGGGCAGCGCGGCGGCGGCCGCGGAGTTCGCACGCCGGGTCGGCTCGCTGCGCGAGGGCGCGGCCGAGGTGCGCTGGTACCCGTTCTGA
- a CDS encoding exonuclease domain-containing protein, producing the protein MSWISGPLVGFDLETTGTDVETDRIVTAALVRLEADGTVSAERGWLLDPGVAIPEQASAIHGISTDRARQHGAAPAGAVAEITAAVAEVLGAGTPLVVMNARYDLSLLDRECHRHGVPSLADRLGRPPAPVVDPLVLDKHVDRYRRGKRALQALCAHYGVALEDAHNAAADALAAARVARRMGERYATVGAMPPADMHTLQTRAAAEQSASLQAYLRRTSNPAAVVEPAWPVIPRAV; encoded by the coding sequence ATGAGTTGGATCAGCGGGCCGCTGGTCGGCTTCGACCTGGAGACGACGGGCACGGACGTCGAGACGGACCGGATCGTGACGGCCGCACTCGTCCGCCTGGAGGCGGACGGCACGGTCTCGGCCGAGCGCGGCTGGCTGCTCGACCCGGGCGTGGCCATACCCGAGCAGGCCTCGGCGATCCACGGCATCTCCACCGACCGGGCCCGGCAGCACGGCGCCGCCCCCGCCGGGGCGGTGGCCGAGATCACGGCGGCGGTGGCCGAGGTGCTCGGCGCGGGCACCCCGCTGGTGGTGATGAACGCCCGCTACGACCTCTCCCTGCTCGACCGCGAGTGCCACCGCCACGGCGTGCCCTCGCTGGCCGACCGCCTCGGCCGCCCGCCGGCCCCGGTGGTCGACCCGCTCGTCCTGGACAAGCACGTCGACCGCTACCGCCGCGGCAAGCGGGCCCTCCAGGCCCTCTGCGCCCACTACGGCGTGGCCCTGGAGGACGCTCACAACGCCGCCGCCGACGCCCTGGCCGCGGCCAGGGTCGCCCGCCGGATGGGCGAGCGGTACGCGACGGTCGGCGCGATGCCCCCGGCCGACATGCACACCCTCCAGACCCGGGCCGCCGCCGAGCAGTCGGCCTCGCTCCAGGCCTACCTGCGCCGCACCTCCAACCCGGCGGCCGTGGTCGAGCCGGCCTGGCCGGTGATCCCGCGGGCGGTGTAG
- a CDS encoding MMPL family transporter, whose protein sequence is MFHRIGQFVVRRAWWVIVAWIVAAIAIIGSAPQLTAQTDESSFLPRHYESIQASLVQEKAFPASFTPAAILEFERTDGGKLTAADQADMNKVVQGLTDKHVAKVEKILPVGPQSISKDGKYALSMIGMEKGAMQKPEAADSAKALREGAKELAQGTALKAQLGGQVAQNLDQQDSSKLANALIGIGTIVIILLTLGIIFRSPIIALLPILSIFVYSMVANGLIADASKAFGLKADNSVSAILIIVLFGVGTDYFLFLMFRYRERLRAGDDRKTAVVNAVGRVGEAIASAAGAVIVAFSVLILSSLGMFTALGPSLAIAVGVTAIASVTLVPAILSLIPEKVLFWPSKAWQREPKNARFAAFGRTVERKPTLVAIASGALLVIFSLGSLGYQGTFDLASGSMPKTKESMVVQDTLMKAFSAGAADPSHVYVTTEGGGKLDQAALTGYIGELGKVDGVAQVAPKPTMSTDGTTADITVMLKDAPATNKAIDTIDGLRKVAHGSAPEGTKAYVGGITSIYKDINTAMARDYSVVFPIAALLIMIILGLLLRSVVAPWYLMAAVGLGFGATVGATSLLFQHVQHEPGLMFMLPMFIYLFVVAIGTDYNILMIARLREEAAEGHSPRKAAALAVQHGGPTVAAAGSILAATFGTMLLAGNSLFSEIGFSVAFGIIVSAFVMSLFFTPALTALLGRAAWWPGHAELAGHGSAPDLKVVEDDRLEPAGRG, encoded by the coding sequence ATGTTCCACCGAATCGGACAATTCGTCGTCAGGCGCGCCTGGTGGGTGATCGTCGCCTGGATCGTCGCCGCCATCGCGATCATCGGCAGTGCGCCCCAGCTCACCGCGCAGACCGACGAGAGCAGCTTCCTGCCCCGGCACTACGAGTCGATCCAGGCCTCGCTGGTGCAGGAGAAGGCCTTCCCGGCCAGCTTCACCCCCGCCGCGATCCTCGAGTTCGAGCGTACCGACGGCGGCAAGCTCACGGCAGCCGACCAGGCCGACATGAACAAGGTCGTCCAGGGCCTGACCGACAAGCACGTCGCCAAGGTCGAGAAGATCCTGCCGGTCGGCCCGCAGTCGATCTCCAAGGACGGCAAGTACGCGCTCTCCATGATCGGCATGGAGAAGGGCGCCATGCAGAAGCCCGAGGCGGCCGACTCCGCCAAGGCGCTGCGCGAGGGCGCCAAGGAGCTGGCTCAGGGCACCGCGCTCAAGGCCCAGCTCGGCGGCCAGGTCGCGCAGAACCTCGACCAGCAGGATTCCTCCAAGCTGGCCAACGCGCTGATCGGCATCGGCACCATCGTCATCATCCTGCTGACGCTCGGGATCATCTTCCGCAGCCCGATCATCGCGCTGCTGCCGATCCTCTCGATCTTCGTCTACTCGATGGTGGCCAACGGGCTGATCGCGGACGCCTCCAAGGCCTTCGGGCTCAAGGCCGACAACTCGGTCTCGGCGATCCTGATCATCGTGCTGTTCGGCGTCGGCACCGACTACTTCCTCTTCCTGATGTTCCGGTACCGCGAGCGGCTGCGCGCCGGTGACGACCGCAAGACCGCCGTGGTCAACGCGGTCGGCCGGGTCGGCGAGGCGATCGCCTCCGCCGCCGGCGCCGTCATCGTCGCCTTCAGCGTGCTGATCCTCTCCAGCCTGGGCATGTTCACCGCGCTCGGCCCCTCGCTGGCCATCGCGGTCGGCGTCACGGCGATCGCCTCGGTCACCCTGGTGCCCGCGATCCTCTCGCTGATCCCCGAGAAGGTGCTGTTCTGGCCGTCCAAGGCCTGGCAGCGCGAGCCGAAGAACGCGCGGTTCGCCGCCTTCGGCCGCACCGTGGAGCGCAAGCCCACGCTGGTCGCGATCGCCTCCGGCGCGCTGCTGGTGATCTTCTCGCTGGGCTCGCTCGGCTACCAGGGCACCTTCGACCTGGCCTCCGGCTCGATGCCGAAGACCAAGGAGTCGATGGTCGTCCAGGACACCCTGATGAAGGCCTTCTCGGCCGGCGCCGCCGACCCGAGCCACGTCTACGTGACCACCGAGGGCGGCGGCAAGCTCGACCAGGCCGCGCTGACGGGGTACATCGGTGAGCTCGGCAAGGTCGACGGGGTGGCCCAGGTCGCGCCCAAGCCGACCATGAGCACCGACGGCACCACGGCCGACATCACCGTGATGCTCAAGGACGCCCCGGCCACCAACAAGGCCATCGACACCATCGACGGCCTGCGCAAGGTCGCGCACGGCTCGGCGCCCGAGGGCACCAAGGCCTACGTCGGCGGCATCACGTCCATCTACAAGGACATCAACACCGCGATGGCCCGGGACTACTCGGTGGTCTTCCCGATCGCGGCCCTGCTGATCATGATCATCCTCGGCCTGCTGCTGCGCAGCGTGGTGGCCCCCTGGTACCTGATGGCGGCCGTCGGCCTCGGCTTCGGTGCCACCGTCGGTGCCACCAGCCTGCTGTTCCAGCACGTCCAGCACGAGCCCGGCCTGATGTTCATGCTGCCGATGTTCATCTACCTCTTCGTGGTGGCGATCGGCACCGACTACAACATCCTGATGATCGCCCGCCTGCGCGAGGAGGCGGCCGAGGGCCACAGCCCGCGCAAGGCGGCCGCGCTGGCCGTCCAGCACGGCGGCCCGACGGTCGCGGCGGCCGGCTCCATCCTGGCGGCCACCTTCGGCACCATGCTGCTCGCGGGCAACTCGCTCTTCAGTGAGATCGGCTTCTCGGTGGCCTTCGGCATCATCGTCTCGGCCTTCGTGATGTCGCTCTTCTTCACCCCGGCGCTCACCGCGCTGCTCGGCCGCGCCGCCTGGTGGCCCGGTCACGCGGAGCTGGCCGGCCACGGCTCGGCGCCCGACCTCAAGGTCGTCGAGGACGACCGGCTGGAGCCCGCCGGCCGCGGCTGA
- a CDS encoding MMPL family transporter, protein MQTGTIKATGLAAAVGSWSARHRKTAVLGWLLFVVLAAYLGGLHGSTQVTEAESMPGQVAQAARILDQAGIKQPAGETVLVRSHTLSAEDPAFRAAVEQTAAAVTATGRTGPVRSPYETKAVSPDGHAALLSFTVNGADRAAAVANVPAVLDAVAKVQAAHPELTVAELGEASSGKWFDDQFTNDFSRAEWTAVPLALGILLVAFGALVAAVLPVVLALTAFVAAGGLVALGSGLLHTSNDASSVMLLVGLAVGVDYALFYLRREREERAAGRDAETALRVAAATSGRAVLVSGVTVVVAMAGMFLTGIADFKAMSLATIVVVVTAVLGSLTVLPALLSMLGDRVEKGRLPFLHRLRRSYAGEGSRVWNAVLTPVLRRPLAATLLSTGLLLGLAAPLLTMHTANLTFEQQLPKGNPLVTTSAAIQAAFPGSPAPATVVIKATDISSPAMTAAIAELQARALATGRMHGPIQVTVHREQNVATVDIPLAGSGNDAASTAALKALREEVVPATVGAVPGTRAPVTGATAGSYDFNRQMSGSLLPVFGFVVAFAFLLMLGSFRSPVIALTAVLLNLLSVGAAYGVLTLVFQHGVGASLLGTAGVGAVESWVPLFLFVILFGLSMDYHVFVVSRIKEAHDRGLATRAAVAYGIRSTAGVVSSAAIIMVAVFGVFGTLSMQSMKQMGVGLAVAVLVDATVIRGVLLPSVMTLLGERNWRRAERHGDGRHGDERHGTGRHAAPVGAKDPQPV, encoded by the coding sequence GTGCAGACCGGAACCATCAAGGCCACCGGCCTGGCTGCCGCCGTCGGCAGCTGGAGCGCGAGACACCGGAAGACCGCCGTGCTCGGCTGGCTGCTCTTCGTCGTCCTGGCGGCGTACCTGGGCGGGCTGCACGGCAGCACCCAGGTGACCGAGGCCGAGTCGATGCCCGGCCAGGTCGCCCAGGCGGCCCGGATCCTCGACCAGGCCGGGATCAAGCAGCCCGCCGGCGAGACCGTCCTGGTCCGGAGCCACACGCTGAGCGCCGAGGACCCGGCCTTCCGGGCCGCCGTCGAGCAGACCGCCGCCGCCGTCACCGCCACCGGGCGGACCGGGCCGGTGCGCAGCCCCTACGAGACCAAGGCCGTCTCGCCCGACGGGCACGCGGCCCTGCTCTCCTTCACCGTGAACGGGGCGGACCGGGCGGCGGCGGTGGCCAACGTGCCCGCCGTGCTGGACGCGGTGGCCAAAGTGCAGGCCGCGCACCCGGAGCTCACCGTGGCCGAGCTGGGCGAGGCCAGCTCGGGCAAGTGGTTCGACGACCAGTTCACGAACGACTTCAGCCGGGCCGAGTGGACGGCCGTGCCGCTGGCCCTGGGCATCCTGCTGGTGGCCTTCGGGGCGCTGGTGGCCGCCGTGCTGCCGGTGGTGCTCGCGCTGACCGCCTTCGTGGCGGCCGGCGGGCTGGTCGCGCTGGGCAGCGGGCTGCTGCACACCAGCAACGACGCGAGCTCGGTGATGCTGCTGGTGGGCCTGGCCGTCGGGGTCGACTACGCCCTCTTCTACCTGCGCCGGGAGCGCGAGGAGCGGGCCGCCGGACGGGACGCCGAGACGGCGCTGCGGGTGGCCGCCGCCACCTCCGGGCGGGCCGTGCTGGTCTCCGGGGTCACCGTGGTGGTGGCGATGGCCGGGATGTTCCTGACCGGGATCGCCGACTTCAAGGCGATGTCGCTGGCCACCATCGTGGTCGTGGTCACCGCCGTGCTCGGCTCGCTCACCGTGCTGCCCGCGCTGCTCTCGATGCTGGGCGACCGGGTGGAGAAGGGCCGGCTGCCGTTCCTGCACCGGCTGCGCCGGTCCTACGCCGGCGAGGGCAGCCGGGTATGGAACGCCGTGCTCACTCCCGTGCTGCGTCGCCCGCTGGCCGCCACCCTGCTCTCCACCGGCCTGCTGCTCGGGCTGGCCGCGCCGCTGCTCACCATGCACACCGCGAACCTGACCTTCGAGCAGCAGCTGCCCAAGGGCAATCCGCTGGTGACCACCTCGGCCGCGATCCAGGCCGCCTTCCCCGGCAGCCCGGCCCCCGCCACCGTGGTGATCAAGGCCACCGACATCTCCTCTCCCGCGATGACCGCCGCGATCGCCGAGCTCCAGGCCAGGGCGCTGGCCACCGGCCGGATGCACGGCCCGATCCAGGTCACCGTGCACCGGGAGCAGAACGTGGCCACCGTGGACATCCCGCTGGCCGGCAGCGGCAACGACGCCGCCTCCACCGCCGCGCTCAAGGCGCTGCGCGAGGAGGTGGTGCCCGCCACCGTGGGCGCCGTGCCCGGCACCCGGGCCCCGGTCACCGGCGCCACCGCCGGCTCGTACGACTTCAACCGGCAGATGTCGGGCAGCCTGCTGCCGGTCTTCGGCTTCGTGGTGGCCTTCGCCTTCCTGCTGATGCTGGGCTCGTTCCGCTCTCCGGTGATCGCGCTCACCGCCGTGCTGCTCAACCTGCTCTCGGTCGGCGCGGCGTACGGGGTGCTCACCCTGGTCTTCCAGCACGGCGTCGGGGCCTCGCTGCTCGGCACCGCCGGGGTGGGGGCGGTGGAGTCCTGGGTGCCGCTCTTCCTCTTCGTGATCCTCTTCGGGCTGAGCATGGACTACCACGTGTTCGTGGTCTCCCGGATCAAGGAGGCGCACGACCGGGGCCTGGCCACCCGGGCCGCCGTCGCGTACGGCATCCGCTCCACCGCCGGGGTGGTCTCCAGCGCGGCGATCATCATGGTGGCGGTGTTCGGGGTCTTCGGGACGCTCTCGATGCAGTCGATGAAGCAGATGGGCGTGGGCCTGGCGGTGGCCGTGCTGGTGGACGCCACGGTGATCCGGGGCGTGCTGCTGCCCTCGGTGATGACCCTGCTCGGCGAGCGCAACTGGCGCCGGGCCGAGCGGCACGGCGACGGGCGGCACGGCGACGAGCGGCACGGCACCGGACGGCACGCGGCGCCGGTCGGGGCCAAGGACCCCCAGCCGGTGTAG
- a CDS encoding GDSL-type esterase/lipase family protein — MTDWITTPVEPELLRGALDTERTERGGLLPHRLPAWVRRQYPDPGLLGAAAKPSGVRLVFRTGARHLELDVHVTRTRYVGGPATEGLFDLLVDGRPVAQAPADGGTVYGVDLSTGAATVVPGPPGTVRFAELPAGEKTVELWLPHGEQVELLALRTDAPVEPAPASGRRVWLHHGSSISHGSSADSPTGTWPALAAATGGVDLVNLGFGGNALLDPFLARTIRDTPADLISLKIGINLVNLDLMRLRAFGPVVHGFLDTIREGHPTTPLLVVSPVLCPTHEHTPGPLAADFSGPAPAFRATGDPAEAAAGRLTLTVIRAELARITAQRAATDPHLHHLDGLALYGEADHADHPLPDGLHPCPAGHRRIASHFAALAFGPGGPFEQQSAGA, encoded by the coding sequence GTGACCGACTGGATCACCACCCCCGTCGAGCCCGAGCTGCTGCGCGGCGCCCTGGACACCGAGCGCACCGAGCGCGGCGGCCTGCTGCCGCACCGCCTGCCCGCCTGGGTCCGCCGCCAGTACCCGGACCCGGGCCTGCTCGGCGCCGCAGCCAAGCCCTCCGGCGTCCGGCTGGTCTTCCGCACCGGCGCCCGGCACCTCGAGCTGGACGTGCACGTGACCCGCACCCGGTACGTCGGCGGCCCCGCCACCGAGGGGCTCTTCGACCTGCTGGTGGACGGCCGGCCGGTGGCCCAGGCCCCGGCCGACGGCGGCACCGTGTACGGCGTCGACCTGAGCACGGGCGCCGCCACGGTGGTGCCCGGCCCGCCCGGCACCGTCCGCTTCGCGGAGCTGCCCGCCGGGGAGAAGACGGTGGAGCTCTGGCTGCCGCACGGCGAGCAGGTGGAGCTGCTGGCGCTGCGCACCGACGCCCCGGTCGAGCCCGCTCCGGCCTCCGGCCGGCGGGTCTGGCTGCACCACGGCAGCTCGATCAGCCACGGCTCCTCGGCCGACAGCCCGACCGGCACCTGGCCCGCGCTGGCCGCCGCCACCGGCGGGGTCGACCTGGTCAACCTCGGCTTCGGCGGCAACGCGCTGCTCGACCCGTTCCTGGCCCGGACCATCCGGGACACCCCGGCCGACCTGATCAGCCTGAAGATCGGGATCAACCTGGTGAACCTGGACCTGATGCGGTTGCGGGCCTTCGGCCCGGTGGTGCACGGCTTCCTGGACACCATCCGGGAGGGCCACCCGACCACCCCGCTGCTCGTCGTCTCGCCCGTGCTCTGCCCGACCCACGAGCACACCCCCGGCCCGCTCGCGGCGGACTTCTCCGGCCCCGCCCCCGCCTTCCGGGCCACCGGCGACCCGGCCGAGGCCGCCGCCGGCCGGCTGACCCTCACCGTGATCCGCGCCGAGCTGGCCCGGATCACCGCCCAGCGCGCGGCCACCGACCCGCACCTGCACCACCTCGACGGCCTGGCCCTCTACGGCGAGGCCGACCACGCGGACCACCCGCTGCCGGACGGCCTGCACCCCTGCCCGGCCGGCCACCGCCGGATCGCCTCGCACTTCGCCGCCCTGGCCTTCGGCCCCGGCGGCCCCTTCGAACAGCAGTCGGCCGGAGCCTGA